One stretch of Nocardia mangyaensis DNA includes these proteins:
- a CDS encoding YunG family protein — MVAVPLEALRQAIRSAWSADTSAAAAWTENNRAKGQCAVTACVVNDHLGGDILHTTATLPSGDTVSHYFNLIDGRPVDLTAEQFPEHTQFSEPAPKTKGFASTREFCLSYEHTKQRYELLRARVAERLSD; from the coding sequence ATGGTTGCCGTACCGCTCGAAGCACTCCGCCAAGCGATCCGATCCGCCTGGTCAGCCGACACGAGCGCTGCCGCAGCCTGGACCGAGAACAACCGCGCCAAGGGGCAGTGTGCCGTGACCGCCTGCGTCGTCAACGATCATCTGGGCGGCGATATCCTTCACACCACCGCCACCTTGCCCAGCGGCGATACCGTCTCCCATTACTTCAATCTCATCGACGGCAGGCCGGTTGATCTCACTGCCGAGCAGTTCCCGGAACACACCCAGTTCTCCGAACCGGCACCGAAAACCAAGGGCTTCGCCTCAACCCGCGAGTTCTGTCTCTCCTACGAGCACACCAAGCAGCGCTACGAACTGCTACGGGCAAGGGTTGCCGAACGTCTCAGTGACTAG